The segment AAAGTGAAATCTATTAAAACATAAGATAAAATCAACAggcttatttttttacagatagtTAGAATACAGATAGACTTTTATTAATATGGGTTAGTATGAACGGCGCTGTGTGCAGAACAAGTACCCTTCCAGGTGTGTGACCACAATTTGACAGCTCGTTTATACTGCATTGAACAAAAAGTGCCTAACAAAAACACAGATACACCATTAACCCCATTACTGTGTGGATACACACTGCACATCATCATGTGACCACATATGCATAAAACGCTTTGAGAGGACGTAACATCAGCTTTCttcatttcattaaaatgaCCGTGCCCTCCGTTATCAAATACAATTCCCTCgtaacaaattacatttgaagGGTGAatctacagtatactgtactcTCTATTCTGTTCTCTTATGAGCTATCTAACGTTACACTTTACTCCAGCAAGCCAAACTAATTTAAAACAAGAACCCCCCTAGCAAAGAAAATCACTAGATTactgtgtcattcaaaacaggaTGGTTTCATTCAGGTAATTTAATAGTAATAGCATTAAGCCATACGACATTTAACCTGCAGAGCTTTTGCACCTGTGTGAATATTTGAACCATTTTGACATTTGAAAGTCTCAGGCAAGAAAGTCTTGCATATTTTAGGCAGATGACGCACGACGCGTCACACTTAGCAGTCCGTAGCCTAAACATTCAAACGTAACAATATTAAGCGTGCTTTGACGTTAAATGACATTAAGAACTACGGCAAAATGTTCCGTTTTATCCAACGAGGGTACTAGTGACATGGAAACGTTGTACAAACGGAAACTTCAACTACATCAAGGTTTGCAGTGTGGAGAAAAGCGAAGATTACTTTACCTTCAGTTTCTGCATGGGTGTGAATCTCAGCTCGTGCACGAAAGGATTTTGAAAGTTTGCACGAGCTTCCGAGTGCTCTCCGTGTACCGCCGTGTGTAGTTTTCTGTTAGGAAACCTCATTCTGACAGAGACAGATATTTGTGAAAGGAAAAGTCCCCAACAAATACTTTGGCGCTGTGCGTTTTTATATACTAAAAAATTCAGACTGCCTAGTTTCACACCGGCTAAAGGTTGATTTTGAACCACTCGTGCTTGCTTTTGCTTGGACGCCGTTCCGTCCTTTTAATTTACCGAGAGATCAGCATCACTCCGTGTTGCTATTGTGCGCATGCGTGATAAAGGCAGGTTCTGACATCACTTCGGGAGTGTTTAAAAACTAAGCACTCTTCATCCATCATAACAAACAGTAACACAGACTCGGTGGTTAGTTCCTGCTCTAAAATTGCCTAGAGGATCCTTTACATGCCCATTAGCGTGCACAAAACACGTGCTTGAACCGCAGGGATCTTATCAAACTAACAACATCTTTCCACAGTAGCCCGCCGCTGGGGACGATTCTCGGTAATGCTCTGATGTGAATGATGATCATTCTTAGATTCGGTGCTAGAGATGACAAGAATAGACTTCCTATGTCATGAAGATGCTGAACAAAAACCGTATTATTTACCTGAGTCTAGCAAAGACTTCAACGCTTCGATGTATTTGTGACAAACACAAATTTAAACGTTATGTATCGTCTCTCGCTTGCTTATGCAACGTTTTCTATAGATGTAATGCGCAGGGTAACGTTACATTCTGCTTATTTTTCCATCTTCAATGTTTGACATTCAATTTTGGGAACAGATGTGTATGGTAAAATATTCACTATAAACATCCCACTTATAATAAAACAGACTTTTAAAAGCTAAAAGGAATTTTTAACAAGTATTTGAGGCAAGGCGTttataatttgatcatttaacgCCCCCTGCTGTAAAAATGGCAAACAGCATGAATTGAACAGAAAGTATGGAGGACAGGTAGAATACTACAAATATACGTCAAACACAAGCGTTTATAATGATTAGCACAATAGGCATTTATCATGATTCATATAATTATTAGCAATAGGTTGcgataatgttatattttaattaatatcaAATAGAAAGCCAAACATGGGTTTGAATTCAGACTGTGCACACATATTTAAAGTCTAAATTATATGGTCTCAATCACTGTGTTACTGACATTTAGTAAGGTATGCTAATAAGAAACATTTCTGACAGGTAAAACTGAAACCTCGGAGCATCTTCATAAATGAGATTGCAGCTTTATTAGAAATGCTTTGACTCCTACATGCTCAGTAAACCAATGACATCATCCCTCTTTCTTCAACTGAAATATAAAGCAGTGGTATAACAACAATGGTAAAGGCCCAAACTCATTCACCCCTGTCGTTGCTTGTGTCTGGGGTGGGActtgcaaaaaacaaaaagccTTCCACGGCGGCGTACGAAAAAGCAGTCTTTACAGCGTCTTTTAAGGGCAGTTTTTGTCTTCATGCCAGCAGACGGCTGAACACACATCAGCTGCTGACACTGTCCAAGCAAGGGTGAGAGAAACGGAGCGTGCAGCTTGCATGTTGGGTTGATGGCGGCCCCAAATCGGGTTGTTGCAGATGTTATGGTATAGATGCATCTCTGTGCACCCACTGCAGGTAAGGAGCCAAGGGCAGTGTACCGAGCAACCTGGGACAAGTGCCGAGTCAGAGAACCAACAAGACGGGAGAGAAACTGTGGTGCCATGGTGTCAACACCTAGTAAGAAAAATTAGAATagaataagatattttgtaacTGTAAAAATAAGTAATTGGCAGCATATTTTAGATTACCTCATGGGAAATAAGTTAAGAAATtccatattttttattagaCATCTCATCACTAGTCAAAATATTAAATCGTATTGAAATTACTTGTACAGTCAACTCGATTAcctttttaatataaacatatcATTTGAGGGAAGCAGTTTATCTAACGTTGCTATCTAGGCTTGAGACTGTAACGACCATCTATCTAGACTAGATTCTTGTTCATTTTcactcatttgttttgttttcttattaACTAATTGCATGATAATGTTTTTAGCATTATAAACTATGACCctgtttttaaaacaaccaAACATAGACCCTTACCCTACATTACAATGTGTTTATTAACCTTCTATACTTTTCTACAGACCATATTTCAAGCTAAATACTGGAACAGAATAAAAGCTCTTTTCACACGTGCAGACTTTAAAAAATAGTCAACGTACACTTCATTATTACCAGAGTTGTCATAATAAGCGCATTAGCATCACGGCTAATGTCTAACTACACCAGCTAAACACGTCACCAAAATTTGTGGCTTTGATAAAACAATCGCCAAACATACGCTACAAAACACATGCATCTCATACCTGTCTAGGTGCACCCCTATAAACACGTTAGGAGCAATTTATTTCGAAATACAACAGCATTAAGTGAACATGCTTTAGCTGCACGGACACTGTACGAGTTCCGGTGACGCATTGACTTTGAGGAAAGTCATGAACACCGCATGCGCAGTCGCAGTGCACTCGCTGAACTcctgaattaaacttgtgtATGCGAATGTCTgttatattagcctatattGGCCTATATAAAACAATGAGAAAATATGCGAAATAAAGCAGAATTATATATTCTTAAGGTAAACGTATTCAGAAGCACATATCAAATACATAAATCAGCACTTCTTAGACAGCAGGGGCCAGCAGAGAGCTGCGTATTTTGATACTGACGCAAAGGTTGCTGGGTAATTGTCACAGGAAACATGGCGGCCACCCTACCAAGAGTCCTGTCCTTCGGTAAAAATACGAGGGCTTTGCTTAACGTTCTTAGGGTATCTGCTGCTCCATCTCAACGATATAGCGTTGCAGTGTCAAATGATGGGGAGAAAATTACGCACACAGGGCAGGTAATATTTAATCGCACTTTTATAACTCTTAGGATTGTGCACTTCTGTTAATCTCTATTAGCAAATATTGTGTCGACAGATAACGTTAAATTACTTCTGTAGAATGCAGTATAAACGATTTGAATGCAGTACTACTGTACGGTAGTTTACGCATTTATTGTTAAATCAATGACCAGACAACAGTAAAATGGAAGCTGTATGATACTGCTGCCAGTCAATGTTGTTATTATGGCACAGGAGTTTGAGGATTTCAGATTTTGTTTAATGAATAACTGTGACTTGCTTTTGTTGCAGGTCTATGACCCAAAGGACGTGAGAAAGGCTAGATTCGTAGGTAGACAAAAAGAGGTAACGTAATAGATCTATATATACTGCTTAAGAACATGCATCTCTCTAAAGATGCTATAAAGACGTTAACATGTTTgcaatacagtacagtagaaaAAAATCGTCCTATTTTGGTCACTAATTGAGTCTTTCAAATGCCAATGCGCAGGTGAATGAAAACTTTGCCATCAACCTGGTTGCTGAAGAGCCAGTGACGCATATAGAGTCAAGAGTGGTGTCCTGTGATGGGGGTGGAGGGGCTCTCGGTCATCCCAAGGTTTACATCAACCTGGTAAATAAATCTTTCATATAATAAAAGACGCtctaattatatatatataaaagttatGCTTCCATGTTGCATGAAAGGTGCGGTGTCATGcagtaaaaataattcaatcttTTTTTTACAGGACAAGGAGACCAAAATTGGCACATGTGGATACTGTGGGTTGCAGTTCAAGCAGACGCATCATCACTGAGGGACTgtcttgtgtttgtgtcctATACATTACTTCCCTTCCGTTATATCTAATACTTTTCTCTGTACAATAAAATACGGTGTAAATACAAAACAGCAGAATTTTACTTgcgtttcagttttattttaatcattattatttagaTCTGTGTTACTGATTACAATTCAAGATACCATTAAAGGGGTGATAAAAACGCCTCCATCATCATAATACAATGTCTTGTGTTCAGCTTTTAGGGCTTATCCCAGTATTCACAGACAGATGGCGTACTTgatcttttcaaaaatcatctGAGCATTTAGAATGTACATAAAACGAATTTAAGCATTTCCTAAAACTTTATATAATTGACAGAAGTAAAGATTCAaataacagttttattttagtgcCGAGAAATAAAAGAGTAGCactgtttgttaacattagatAATGCATTAGCTTACATgaaataatgtcattttttattattaaataattgttagaatttcagcatttactaaaacatttttaaaatctacAGTTTAAACTGTTAACAAGTGAATGCACAGTGAACTAATATGAACAACTGTGTTGCCATTAACTAATATGAATAAAGCAAAAACTACTGTATATTGCTATATAAAAACTATAACTATATTACTATATTGTTAATTCattttagttaatgcatttactaatgttaacaaacatagtcttattgtaaagttttaTCAGTAACATTTTCCTCTAAGAATGAAAAGCTGCATAGCTGTTTACATGTGGTGGTATAGTTCAGCGAGTTCTTGTTGGGCGTTATACCTAGAATGAATGCAACGCATACGTGACCTGACAGGTGTAAAATTGAATACTGTTTTCTTGCTGAGATATAAGAGGACTGGTCAGCATCAGGCTTacacatattttttttctctgacAGATGTTGCAGGAAATTTTATATCATGGTCCTTTTCTAAAGTGTTTTTGAAGCAGTTCTACGTGGCAAGACAGGAAGAGCAGAGCAATGTTTAAAGTACAGCCGAACTGCGTCGCTGTCTCGTCCTGCTAAGTTTGGAGGATGTCAGGTGGGATTTAGTCTGATAAGAAACACTAGTGCAGAACAATGCATGTTTGAAAAAagatcatatatatatattatgaagAGTATTCTCTGCTGGCCTGGCCATGCCAAATTGGCCTTGTGGCAGTGTGGAAGAAGCCCGGTCTCTAGTGGTGCATACACTGGAACCAAGTTTTCTGGCTGGAGGCCCTCAGGTTGAGAGAAAGGCAGCCATGCTGCTATAATTGGGGCTGGTGACAGAAGGCAAGAGACAGCGTGATGCCAATTAACCCTCATCTGCGCTATGTCCTGTCCGGTGTGTCTGATAGGTAAGGCTTCATTGTTAAGGGCTggtgcttttttctttttcaggtATCTAAATTGCCGGTGGTTGGCTAGTTTAAACATTGCTCGGAGCAAAACTTTGGGGTGAAACTGAGCATATGAATTGTCCTGCATATAAAAGT is part of the Triplophysa rosa linkage group LG16, Trosa_1v2, whole genome shotgun sequence genome and harbors:
- the ndufs6 gene encoding NADH dehydrogenase [ubiquinone] iron-sulfur protein 6, mitochondrial, giving the protein MAATLPRVLSFGKNTRALLNVLRVSAAPSQRYSVAVSNDGEKITHTGQVYDPKDVRKARFVGRQKEVNENFAINLVAEEPVTHIESRVVSCDGGGGALGHPKVYINLDKETKIGTCGYCGLQFKQTHHH